From Salvelinus sp. IW2-2015 unplaced genomic scaffold, ASM291031v2 Un_scaffold1777, whole genome shotgun sequence, a single genomic window includes:
- the LOC112071945 gene encoding beta-1,3-galactosyl-O-glycosyl-glycoprotein beta-1,6-N-acetylglucosaminyltransferase 3-like, with product MAAVFLSRSKRVFRNLSLILLSGSVSLLLWMALRHPPGSDRGPLPTPELLPSDYAADLPACSAIIRGDMEGPEWEQLSLLLKTKKKQQLLSEEFYHNVTQDCQRYVADRGFITVPLSQEEKEFPIAYSMVIHEKIEMFERLLRALYTPQNVYCVHIDQKSSXDFXSAVRAIVSCLPNVFVASKIESVXYASWSRVQADLNCMEDLLKSPVQWRYLLNTCGTDFPIKTNAEMVQALKLLNGKNSMESEVTNDYKKGRWQFHHNVTDTVVRTEVKKTPPPINTPMFSGNAYFVVSRAFVRHVMKSQEVRVLLEWEKDTYSPDEHLWATLQRMPAVPGSNPPNSKYQQSDMNSMARVVRWSYXAGDVRSGAPYPHCSGTYRRAVCVYGAGDLQWLLNQHHLIANKFDPEVDDVAIRCLESYLRFKATYSLSVRTVESRNTLQKL from the coding sequence ATGGCTGCAGTTTTCTTGTCCAGATCTAAGAGAGTGTTCAGGAACTTGTCTCTGATCCTATTGAGTGGATCAGTCTCTCTGCTCCTGTGGATGGCTCTCAGGCACCCGCCTGGCTCAGACAGGGGTCCTCTCCCCACTCCGGAACTCCTCCCGTCGGACTACGCTGCCGACCTGCCGGCCTGCTCAGCCATCATCCGAGGAGACATGGAGGGTCCGGAGTGGGAGCAGCTCAGCCTCCTGCTGAAGACCAAGAAGAAGCAGCAGCTGCTGTCAGAGGAGTTCTACCACAACGTAACTCAGGACTGTCAGAGGTACGTTGCAGACAGAGGGTTCATCACCGTTCCTCTGAGCCAGGAGGARAAGGAGTTCCCCATCGCCTACTCCATGGTCATCCACGAGAAGATTGAGATGTTTGAGAGGCTCCTGCGTGCTCTGTACACTCCKCAGAACGTCTACTGCGTCCACATCGACCAGAAATCATCCRAGGACTTCARGAGTGCAGTGAGGGCTATCGTGTCCTGCCTACCCAATGTGTTTGTGGCCAGTAAGATAGAGAGTGTGRTCTATGCCTCCTGGTCCAGAGTGCAGGCTGACCTGAACTGTATGGAGGACCTGCTAAAGTCACCTGTCCAGTGGAGGTACCTTCTCAACACCTGTGGAACCGACTTCCCCATTAAGACCAACGCTGAGATGGTTCAGGCCCTCAAACTGCTGAACGGRAARAACAGCAtggagtcagaggtcaccaacgACTACAAGAAGGGCAGATGGCAGTTCCACCACAACGTCACGGACACAGTGGTCAGGACAGAGGTTAAGAAGACCCCTCCACCAATCAACACCCCCATGTTCTCTGGCAACGCCTACTTCGTGGTATCCAGGGCCTTCGTCCGTCACGTGATGAAGAGTCAGGAGGTCCGGGTCCTGCTGGAGTGGGAGAAGGACACCTATAGTCCTGACGAACACCTGTGGGCCACTCTGCAACGGATGCCCGCTGTCCCAGGCTCCAACCCCCCCAACAGTAAGTACCAGCAGTCGGATATGAACTCCATGGCCAGGGTAGTGAGGTGGAGCTACCWKGCTGGGGATGTGAGGAGCGGAGCCCCTTACCCACACTGCTCCGGGACCTacaggagagctgtgtgtgtctatggagcTGGAGACCTGCAGTGGCTCCTAAACCAACACCACCTTATCGCTAACAAGTTTGACCCCGAGGTGGATGATGTGGCGATCAGGTGTCTGGAGTCATACCTGCGCTTTAAAGCAACGTACAGTCTATCAGTAAGGACAGTGGAATCTAGGAATACCTTACAAAAACTATGA